DNA from Geobacter sulfurreducens PCA:
AAACGGCAAATGAGGCCGGATGCGGCCGTGGAGCCTGAACTCCCGCCGTATCCGGCCTCACCGTGGGTGCAACCGAGTGTATCAGTTTTTGGATTTATCGACGATCTTGGACGAACCGATCCACGACATCATGGAGCGGAGCCGTGCGCCAACGTCCTCGATGGGGTGTTCCATCCCCTTGCGGCGCAGCGCGTTGAAGGTCGGCTTGTTGGCCTTGTTCTCCAGCATCCACTCCTTGGCGAACTGTCCACTCTGGATTTCCCAGAGGATCTGCTTCATTTCCTTCTTGGTCTCGTCGGTGATGACGCGGGGACCGCGGGTCAGGTCGCCGTACTCGGCAGTGTTGGAGATGGAATAGCGCATGTTGGCAATACCGCCCTCGTAGATCAGGTCCACGATGAGCTTGGTCTCGTGCAGGCACTCAAAGTAAGCCATCTCCGGAGAATAGCCCGCTTCCACCAGGGTTTCGAAGCCAGCCTGGATCAGGGCCGAAATGCCGCCGCACAGCACGGCCTGCTCACCGAACAGGTCGGTCTCGGTCTCTTCCTTGAAGGAGGTCTCGATGATGCCGGCGCGACCGCCGCCGATGGCGGAAGCATAGGCCAGAGCCACATCACGGGAGTTGCCGGACGGGTCGTGGTGAATGGCGATAAGGCAGGGAACCCCGCCTCCTCTCGTGTATTCGTGACGCACCAGGTGACCGGGTCCCTTGGGAGCAGCCATGATGACGTTGATGTCCGGGCGCGGAGTGATCTGACCGAAATGGATATTGAAACCGTGGCCGAAAGCCAGATAGGCCCCCTGCTTCAGATAGGGGCCGACTTCCTCGCGGTAGACGTCACCCTGAATCTCGTCCGGCAGGAGAATCATAACCACATCGGCACCCTTTACCGCATCCGCGGTGGGGAGAACCGTCAGACCAGCGCCGGTGGCCTTGGCCACGGAGGAAGAGTCGGCCTTGAGACCGACCACCACGTCGACACCCGAATCCTTCAGGTTATTGGCATGGGCGTGGCCCTGGGAGCCGTAGCCGATGACGGCTACCCTTTTCCCCTTGAGCACGCTCTGATTGCAGTCCTTGTCGTAATAAATCTTCATCACTTTCCTCCTTGTATTTGTTCGATCAACACCTGAGACGAACGGTGAATGTAATCGGTCCTACCCTTTCCACCCCTTGGCGCCGCGCCCGATGGCCGCCGGACCGGTTCTGACGAGCTCCTTGAGCCCCAGGGGGCGGAGCAGTTCAAGGATCGCATCGATCTTGGCCGGCGTTCCCGTGGCCTCGATGGTAAAGGAACGGGGGGTAACATCAATGATTTTGGATCTGAAAATATCGACGATCCGCAGCACCTCAGCCCGGGCATCGTCCTCGGCGGTCACCTTGATGAGCGCCATTTCCCGCTCAATCACTTCCCCGTCGGTGAAATCAATGACCTTGATGACATCGATGAGCTTGTTGAGCTGCTTGGTGATCTGTTCGAGAATCTGGTCGTCCCCCCGGGTGACAATGGTCATGCGGGAGATGGATTCGTCATTGGTGGGCGCAACCGAGAGTGAGTCAATATTGAAGCCGCGGCCGGAGAAGAGACCGGCCACGCGAGAGAGAACACCGAATTCGTTTTCCACCAGAACGGTGATCGTATGTCGCATGTATGAAGCCTCCTGAGGAATGGGAGAGCGGATCGGGCGTCACCGACGACGACCGACCCGACTTGCACGATTAGGCGTTGAGCACCATTTCATTGAGAGAAGCCCCGGCGGGCACCATGGGGAGGACCTTTTCCTCCCGCGCGATCTTGAACTCCATGATAACCGGTCCGGGCGTCTCGAATGCCTTCTTGATGGTGCCTTCCACTTCGTCCACCTTGGAGGCCTGGAGACCGGTCGCACCGAAGGCCTCTGCCAGCTTGATGAAGTCGATGGGCAGCTCCATGCAGGTCTGGGAGTAGCGGCGGTCGAAGAACAGCTCCTGCCACTGCCGGACCATGCCGAGGAAATTGTTGTTGAGAATACAGATCTTGACCGGCAACCGATTCTGGACCAGTGTCGCCAGTTCCTGCATATTCATCTGGAAGCCGCCGTCTCCGCATATAGCGATAACCTGGCGATCGGGATACGCAGCCTGGGCGCCCATGGCTGCAGGCAGACCGTAGCCCATGGTGCCGAGACCACCCGATGACAGGAGGGTCCGGGCTTTGGTGAAGGTGAAAAACTGGGCAGTCCACATCTGGTGCTGCCCCACGTCCGTGGCGATGATGGCGTCGGGCTCGGAAAGCTCCCGCAGCTTCTGAATAACGTACTGAGGCTTGATGACCGAGGTTGTCTGCTTGTAGGTCATGGGATGCTTCTGCTTCCATCCTTCGATCTCGGCCATCCAGGGTTCAATACCCGTGCGAAAGCGCTCCACCTTGTCCCCCTGCTCCTCCAGCACCTTGAGCATCTGGGACAGGACCTTCTTCACCTCGCCCACGATGGGGAGGTCGACCCGCACGTTCTTCCTGATGGACGTGGGGTCCACGTCGACGTGGATGATCTTCGCGTGGGGGGCGAAGGTGGCGACCTTACCGGTTACGCGGTCGTCGAACCGGGCGCCCACGGCAAACAGCATATCGCAGTTGGTTACTGCCATGTTCGCGTAGTAGGTCCCGTGCATTCCCAGGAGTCGCAGGGCCTGATGATCATCCTCGGGAAAGGAGCCGAGTCCCATGAGGGTCGTGGTAACCGGCATATTGAGTTTTTTGGCGAAATCATAGAGTTCGCCGGCTGCATCGCCGGAGATGACCCCACCACCCACGTAGATCACCGGCTTCTTGGCCTCAAGCATGAGGGAGACGGCCTTTTCGATCTGTTTGGGATGTCCCTCGACCGTCGGCTTGTAGCTCCGCAATTCGATGGAATCCGGGTAGTGAAACTCAGCGGTGGCGATCTGTACGTCCTTGGGAAGATCCACGAGGACCGGCCCCGGACGGCCCGTGCGGGCGATATAGAATGCCTTCTTGATGATGGACGGGATATCTTTCACATCCTTTACCAGGAAATTATGCTTGGTGCACGGCCGGGTGATGCCGACAATATCGACTTCCTGGAACGCATCGTTGCCGATAAGGGCCGTGGGCACCTGGCCGGTAATAACCACCACGGGGATAGAATCCATGTATGCGGTGGCAATGCCGGTGACGGTGTTGGTGGCTCCGGGTCCGGACGTGGCGATGGCTACCCCCACCCGACCGGTGGCACGTGCAAAACCGTCGGCCGCGTGGACGCCGGCCTGTTCGTGCCGGGGAAGAATGTGACGTATCTCCTTGAAAGAAAACAGCTCATCATAGATGTTGATTACCGTGCCACCGGGGTAGCCGAACACGGTATCGACCCCTTCGAGCTTGAGGCATTCGAGTAATATTCTCGCTCCTGTCATTTTCATGCAAAGCCTCCTGCGGGCAAATGGAAAAAGTTTCAGTCGGCCGAGGTCACCGCACCGGTGTAGGCGGATGTCACCACCTTCGCATAGCGGGCGAGCCAGCCGGTTTTGATCTTCGGCTCGGGCGCCGTCCAACGGGCGCGACGCTCCTGCAGAACCGCCTCGTCAACGAGGAGTTCCAGCCGACGGTTGGGGATATCGAGCAGGATGCGGTCACCCTCCTCCACGAGGGCAATGGGGCCGCCTTCAGCGGCCTCGGGAGAAATGTGCCCAATACAGGGACCGCGGGTACCCCCGGAGAACCTGCCGTCGGTGATGAGTGCAACCGAGTCGCCGAGGCCGAGCCCCATCAGAGTCGCCGTGGGTGCCAGCATTTCCCGCATGCCCGGCCCCCCCTTGGGGCCCTCGTAGCGGATAACCACTACGTCGCCGGCAACGATCCTCCCCCCCATGAGAGCCGCCATGGCCGCCTCTTCAGAATCGAAGCAACGGGCAGTCCCCTCGAATGTCATCATGGCATCCGAGACGCCGGACTGTTTGACAACGGCACCCTTGGGCGCCAGGTTGCCGAAGAGGACGGCGATCCCCCCCTCTTTCTTCACCGGGTTCGACAGGGGACGAATGACTCGTTCGTCCACAGACTCCACGGTTGAAGCGAGCTGGAGAGTGGAGAGCCCCATGACCGTCGGGTTATCACGGACCAGAGAACCAAGCTGCCGGAGTACACCCATGACGCCGCCACCGGCGTCCAGATCCTCCATGAAGTACTCGCCCGCCGGATTCATCGAAGATATCTGGGGGGTTTCCTTGGCTAGCGTATCAAATGTTTCCAGTGGCAAGTCCACTCCAGCCTCCCGGGCAATGGCCAGGAGATGGAGCACCGTATTGGATGAGCCACCCAACGCAAGGTCCACGCGGATGGCATTCTCAAAAGCATCGCGGGTAAGGATCTGACGCGGAGTGATATCGTTACGGACAAGATCGACGATCTTCTCCCCGGACGCAAAGGCGATGCGCCGCTTGAGGGCTGACACCGCGAGAGCCGTGCCGCAACGGGGGAGACTCATGCCCATGGTCTCGGTCAGAATTGCCATGGTATTGGCAGTGAAAAGCCCCTGACAAGATCCCATGCCGGGGCAGGCATTGTCCTCGCAGACTCCAAGCTCACGCTCGTCGATGACCCCGGCCTTGTAGCGGGCCATGGCCTCAAAGGTATCGGTAACGAATGAATAACGGCGTCCTTCCGTACCGCGACCAGCCATCATCGGACCCGCGGTAACCACGATCGAAGGAATGTTGAGTCGTGCCGCCGCCATAAGCATGCCGGGCGTGATCTTGTCGCAATTGGTGAGCAGCACCAGGCCGTCGAGCCGATGAGCTTCAGCAACCGACTCCACCATGTCGGCAATGAGTTCACGGGTGGGAAGCGAGTAGTGCATCCCCTTGTGTCCCATGGAGATGCCGTCGCAGACACCTGGAATGCCGAAGAAAAAGGCGTATCCCCCGCCCGAGTGGATGCCTTTTTCGATAAAACGCTCCAGATCGCGCATCCCCACATGGCCGGGAATCAGATCGGTGAAACTGGTGGCGACGCCGATGAACGGCTTGTCCATCTGGCTCTGGGGGACGCCGGTACCCTTGATGAGAGCGCGGTGCGGCGTGCGTTCAACGCCCTTCTTTATAGTGTCGCTGCGCATGGGAACTTACCTCGCGACTGGCAGAGTATGGACCGGCACCAATCACCCTCTGTCGAGAGGGGATGAGTCTGGCGTGGTCGGTAAGGTAAAGTGTGAACATAATACAACCGGGGGTGCGGTGTCAACTCCAATAAAATGGCGTTATACCGCCTTTTGGCACATCCTGGCGAGCTCCGCCTCGGACGGTCTGATGTAGGTAGGATTAAGAAGCGGCAGCGGGACAGCCGC
Protein-coding regions in this window:
- the ilvD gene encoding dihydroxy-acid dehydratase, whose product is MRSDTIKKGVERTPHRALIKGTGVPQSQMDKPFIGVATSFTDLIPGHVGMRDLERFIEKGIHSGGGYAFFFGIPGVCDGISMGHKGMHYSLPTRELIADMVESVAEAHRLDGLVLLTNCDKITPGMLMAAARLNIPSIVVTAGPMMAGRGTEGRRYSFVTDTFEAMARYKAGVIDERELGVCEDNACPGMGSCQGLFTANTMAILTETMGMSLPRCGTALAVSALKRRIAFASGEKIVDLVRNDITPRQILTRDAFENAIRVDLALGGSSNTVLHLLAIAREAGVDLPLETFDTLAKETPQISSMNPAGEYFMEDLDAGGGVMGVLRQLGSLVRDNPTVMGLSTLQLASTVESVDERVIRPLSNPVKKEGGIAVLFGNLAPKGAVVKQSGVSDAMMTFEGTARCFDSEEAAMAALMGGRIVAGDVVVIRYEGPKGGPGMREMLAPTATLMGLGLGDSVALITDGRFSGGTRGPCIGHISPEAAEGGPIALVEEGDRILLDIPNRRLELLVDEAVLQERRARWTAPEPKIKTGWLARYAKVVTSAYTGAVTSAD
- the ilvN gene encoding acetolactate synthase small subunit, with the protein product MRHTITVLVENEFGVLSRVAGLFSGRGFNIDSLSVAPTNDESISRMTIVTRGDDQILEQITKQLNKLIDVIKVIDFTDGEVIEREMALIKVTAEDDARAEVLRIVDIFRSKIIDVTPRSFTIEATGTPAKIDAILELLRPLGLKELVRTGPAAIGRGAKGWKG
- the ilvC gene encoding ketol-acid reductoisomerase, giving the protein MKIYYDKDCNQSVLKGKRVAVIGYGSQGHAHANNLKDSGVDVVVGLKADSSSVAKATGAGLTVLPTADAVKGADVVMILLPDEIQGDVYREEVGPYLKQGAYLAFGHGFNIHFGQITPRPDINVIMAAPKGPGHLVRHEYTRGGGVPCLIAIHHDPSGNSRDVALAYASAIGGGRAGIIETSFKEETETDLFGEQAVLCGGISALIQAGFETLVEAGYSPEMAYFECLHETKLIVDLIYEGGIANMRYSISNTAEYGDLTRGPRVITDETKKEMKQILWEIQSGQFAKEWMLENKANKPTFNALRRKGMEHPIEDVGARLRSMMSWIGSSKIVDKSKN
- the ilvB gene encoding biosynthetic-type acetolactate synthase large subunit; the encoded protein is MKMTGARILLECLKLEGVDTVFGYPGGTVINIYDELFSFKEIRHILPRHEQAGVHAADGFARATGRVGVAIATSGPGATNTVTGIATAYMDSIPVVVITGQVPTALIGNDAFQEVDIVGITRPCTKHNFLVKDVKDIPSIIKKAFYIARTGRPGPVLVDLPKDVQIATAEFHYPDSIELRSYKPTVEGHPKQIEKAVSLMLEAKKPVIYVGGGVISGDAAGELYDFAKKLNMPVTTTLMGLGSFPEDDHQALRLLGMHGTYYANMAVTNCDMLFAVGARFDDRVTGKVATFAPHAKIIHVDVDPTSIRKNVRVDLPIVGEVKKVLSQMLKVLEEQGDKVERFRTGIEPWMAEIEGWKQKHPMTYKQTTSVIKPQYVIQKLRELSEPDAIIATDVGQHQMWTAQFFTFTKARTLLSSGGLGTMGYGLPAAMGAQAAYPDRQVIAICGDGGFQMNMQELATLVQNRLPVKICILNNNFLGMVRQWQELFFDRRYSQTCMELPIDFIKLAEAFGATGLQASKVDEVEGTIKKAFETPGPVIMEFKIAREEKVLPMVPAGASLNEMVLNA